One Drechmeria coniospora strain ARSEF 6962 chromosome 01, whole genome shotgun sequence genomic region harbors:
- a CDS encoding UDP-N-acetylglucosaminyltransferase, which yields MLPAPHTRASSFTEIHAVRHRDKPGSSSIRSSQRQPHRRAAVPPVISIPLAQHGLRLDIPDGTVDGFNGSPGQLSPRPRQVRYTMPPSSHPDPRSSPSTTLPQRSFHQVWTPTCFRLGNRPPRRLSLNLPAHHRPVHGRAIPSHYLSSPMFGGASPSTQRYRANVDHTHVAGLLVNQPVSVMRENNQAAAVMRPSPSPVTESLPYGHDALQLGLGLTSGSYWGPEQCPHSSYSVGQVEKFLPPGPIRYHTSNCSPSTILGSPHRSADSVTSNVDASSWVLDHPRLLPAAEAAGQPGFKEMALAHAKTSYVDLLAFLRSDGRPTAPQVSPGRGVPDDVLAYPRPSPSVIFEPGAPNLAEHICLDRVIGCARPSQQVAPDHHVVAVTSSQRGAELYSSNHMAAFVSGTQSQIADASPLAISSSVIESAKSSLDVLNNLCEHSDWRWLEGLLLGGCLHYGLENYEDALSWFARILHFDPRHVEAVTNFAATLYCLNREQDAENHWLNAVTLCPGYLDATEHLLGLLYKSRGEEAVRIIAYVQQALKLPSTAASQLSLTENEGFGSSGYALPGRENGRMLALVHAKATMQYNLKELDNAAESFEEAVLIGAGRRFGGIQDLIERVHTVLSSESPSTGSRDERRQPLCPLMLPPESALDTARRVFPGRGELPGLHFVRDVHSKQAAIQTTSNSLLSLAKIFQDTMSKSGGDHAMIQNLPGVGDILCLYYLSFSLQESPSTANNVGILLAGVQQHALCTSASWSSNHAATPNIPGASHRSGTALAFSYYNYGLRLDSKHVHLHTNLGSLMKDVGHLDLAIQMYERAVMCDGSFEIALTNLANAVKDRGDINEAVEYYRRAISSNPEFTEAVCGLLTALNSICNWRGRGGVVLESGKYDRWHVDDEGRLIDARTSGTSCGLIKQVVDIVTQQIEDASYWGRHTLREPVITALATELQHLCHKFDLDCAIRQWAGKPWEGSRALRLIERATRLILRKWYLERRHATGRQSEGPYFRPRLPPGLNVPAAPTVLPFHTFTCPLTAKVIRTISQRNAMRISCATLRSPWLPCTVYPPPAPPDPHLNVGYVSSDFNNHPLAHLMQSVFGLHNPDRVRAFCYATSSSDGSTHRRKIEKEAPVFRDVSHWPSDKLIDQIIQDQIHILVNLNGYTRGARNEIFAARPCPVQISFMGFAGSLGAEWCDYLLADKTAIPLCTLRPWRDNMTIEGVFHDNNEGDDGGWMYSENIIFCRNSFFCCDHAQSCESHERRMSWDEEQRQRWAIRREIFPAVADDIVILGNFNQLYKIDPTTFRSWLRILAGVPNAVLWLLRFPESGESNLRATAKAWAGAEVASRLIFTDVAPKNQHLSRARACDLFLDTPECNAHTTAADVLWSSTPLLTLPRYPFKMCSRMATSILRGALPTSAEGSQAARELTAENESEYEETAISLASGLTYVQLDELDYAEGRGRLAEMRKLLWHSKWQCGLFNTGRWVNDVETAYEEAWRRWVEGVGGDIYL from the exons ATGTTGCCTGCTCCCCATACGCGTGCTTCGTCATTCACCGAGATTCATGCTGTCCGCCATAGGGACAAGCCgggctcctcgtcgatcCGATCATCGCAACGGCAACCGCACCGCCGGGCTGCCGTACCTCCCGTCATCTCAATCCCGCTTGCCCAGCATGGCCTGCGTCTGGATATTCCCGACGGTACCGTCGATGGTTTCAATGGCTCCCCTGGGCAGCTATCGCCTCGTCCACGCCAGGTCAGGTACACaatgccgccgtcctcgcatCCCGACCCAAGGTCCAGTCCTTCCACTACCTTGCCGCAGCGTTCATTTCACCAAGTCTGGACGCCAACGTGTTTTCGGCTTGGTAACCGCCCACCTAGAAGACTATCCTTGAACCTTCCAGCACATCATCGGCCTGTACATGGCAGAGCCATCCCATCACATTATCTGTCATCTCCCATGTTCGGTGGTGCCAGTCCATCGACGCAACGATACCGTGCCAACGTGGACCATACGCATGTCGCCGGCCTATTGGTCAACCAGCCTGTTTCTGTCATGCGAGAGAACAATCAAGCTGCAGCAGTCATGAGACCTTCTCCGTCGCCCGTAACGGAGTCTCTTCCGTATGGCCATGATGCGCTGCAACTCGGGCTCGGTTTGACATCAGGAAGCTACTGGGGTCCCGAGCAATGCCCTCATTCATCGTACAGTGTTGGCCAAGTTGAAAAATTTCTCCCCCCTGGCCCCATTCGTTATCATACGTCCAactgctcgccctcgacgatccTGGGCAGCCCACACCGCTCCGCCGATTCTGTCACCTCCAATGTGGATGCCTCATCCTGGGTCCTTGATCACCCAAGACTTCTCCCGGCTGCGGAGGCAGCGGGTCAACCTGGGTTCAAAGAGATGGCCCTGGCGCATGCGAAAACGAGTTATGTCGACCTGCTTGCGTTTCTAAGGTCCGACGGCCGACCAACCGCACCTCAGGTCAGTCCTGGCCGTGGTGTacccgacgacgtcctcgcttatccgaggccatcgccgtcggtaATATTCGAACCTGGTGCGCCGAATCTGGCCGAGCACATCTGTCTCGATAGAGTCATTGGGTGTGCCCGACCTAGCCAGCAGGTTGCGCCAGATCACCACGTTGTTGCTGTGACATCCTCGCAACGGGGGGCAGAGTTGTATTCCTCGAATCACATGGCAGCCTTCGTTTCCGGCACACAATCTCAAATCGCTGACGCTTCCCCCTTGGCAATATCCTCATCAGTGATTGAAAGCGCCAAGTCTTCATTGGACGTTCTCAACAACCTTTGCGAACATAGTGATTGGAGGTGGTTAGAAGGCCTTCTGCTTGGAGGTTGCCTACACTATGGGCTAGAGAACTATGAAGACGCACTTTCATGGTTTGCGAGAATCCTTCATTTTGACCCAAG GCATGTGGAGGCCGTTACAAATTTTGCTGCGACATTGTATTGCCTTAACCGTGAACAAGATGCCGAAAACCACTGGCTCAATGCTGTAACGCTGTGTCCGGGTTACCTGGACGCCACGGAACACCTGCTTGGCTTGCTGTACAAGAGTCGTGGCGAAGAAGCTGTCCGAATCATTGCCTATGTGCAGCAAGCCCTCAAACTCCCTTCAACAGCAGCAAGTCAGTTGAGTCTCACCGAGAACGAAGGATTCGGCTCCAGTGGCTACGCATTACCCGGGCGCGAGAATGGCAGAATGCTCGCACTGGTACATGCCAAAGCCACTATGCAATACAATCTGAAGGAATTGGACAATGCAGCAGAGTCATTTGAAGAGGCCGTCTTAATCGGCGCAGGTAGGCGCTTTGGCGGTATTCAAGACCTGATAGAGCGTGTACACACTGTTCTGTCATCGGAATCACCAAGCACCGGATCTCGAGACGAAAGACGACAACCGCTCTGCCCGCTGATGCTACCTCCAGAGAGTGCACTGGATACGGCACGCCGGGTGTTTCCGGGCCGGGGCGAGTTGCCCGGCCTGCACTTCGTGCGAGATGTGCATTCCAAGCAGGCCGCGATTCAGACCACCAGCAACTCGCTGCTTTCGCTAGCCAAGATTTTCCAAGACACCATGTCCAAGAGCGGTGGGGATCACGCCATGATCCAGAACTTGCCTGGTGTTGGCGATATCCTATGCCTCTACTACCTCTCATTTTCTCTCCAAGAGAGCCCGTCGACAGCCAACAACGTTGGAATTCTACTTGCTGGAGTACAACAGCACGCTCTCTGCACGTCGGCATCGTGGTCTTCCAATCATGCTGCCACGCCAAACATCCCCGGCGCTTCCCACAGAAGCGGGACTGCTCTCGCCTTCTCGTACTACAATTACGGGCTACGACTGGATTCGAAGCATGTCCATCTTCACACAAACCTTGGAAGCTTGATGAAAGACGTCGGCCATCTGGATCTCGCAATCCAAATGTACGAGCGAGCCGTCATGTGCGATGGATCATTCGAAATTGCCTTGACCAACCTTGCCAACGCCGTCAAGGACAGGGGGGACATAAATGAAGCTGTTGAATACTACCGCCGCGCCATCAGCTCGAATCCTGAATTTACCGAGGCTGTATGTGGCCTGCTGACGGCACTGAACTCGATCTGCAATTGGCGAGGTCGTGGCGGAGTGGTGCTCGAGTCGGGAAAATACGACCGGTGGcatgtcgacgatgaaggaAGGCTCATTGACGCAAGAACAAGCGGTACGAGTTGCGGCTTGATCAAGCAGGTCGTTGATATCGTCACGCAGCAGATCGAGGACGCCTCTTATTGGGGCCGGCACACGCTCCGGGAGCCGGTCATCACGGCGCTGGCCACCGAGCTTCAGCATCTCTGTCACAAGTTCGATCTAGATTGCGCGATACGACAATGGGCAGGCAAACCTTGGGAGGGATCACGGGCGTTACGCCTCATAGAACGTGCCACTCGGTTGATTCTTCGCAAATGGTATCTGGAACGCCGCCATGCCACGGGCCGACAGTCGGAAGGGCCGTACTTCCGGCCAAGACTTCCTCCGGGCCTCAATGTGCCTGCAGCGCCAACCGTGCTCCCATTCCATACTTTCACGTGCCCTTTGACAGCGAAGGTCATTCGAACAATATCGCAACGCAACGCGATGCGCATATCTTGCGCCACGTTGCGATCACCGTGGCTgccatgtacagtgtaccCGCCACCAGCTCCGCCCGACCCCCATCTCAACGTTGGCTACGTATCTTCTGACTTTAACAACCACCCGCTGGCGCATCT AATGCAATCGGTCTTTGGGCTGCACAACCCCGACCGCGTTCGAGCTTTCTGCTATGCCACATCGAGCAGCGATGGTTCGACCCATAGACGAAAGATAGAGAAGGAGGCCCCGGTATTCCGCGATGTCAGCCATTGGCCCTCTGACAAGCTGATAGATCAGATTATCCAAGACCAGATCCATATTTTAGTCAATCTCAACGGTTACACAAGAGGAGCTCGGAATGAAATTTTTGCGGCCAGGCCATGCCCCGTGCAGATCTCGTTCATGGGCTTCGCAGGCTCACTGGGAGCAGAGTGGTGTGATTATCTGTTGGCCGACAAAACAGCTATCCCCCTATGCACCCTGCGTCCATGGCGCGACAACATGACTATCGAGGGCGTTTTCCATGACAACAATGAAGGTGATGATGGCGGGTGGATGTATTCAGAAAACATAATTTTCTGCCGCAACAGCTTTTTCTGCTGCGACCATGCCCAGTCTTGCGAGAGCCATGAACGGAGGATGTCATGGGATGaggagcagcggcagcgaTGGGCCATACGGCGGGAAATTTTCCCAGCTGTCGCGGACGACATTGTCATTCTGGGAAACTTCAATCAGCTGTACAAG ATTGATCCCACTACATTTCGGTCGTGGCTAAGGATCCTGGCCGGGGTCCCCAACGCAGTCCTATGGCTTCTGCGCTTTCCAGAATCGGGCGAGAGCAATTtgagggcgacggccaaggcttGGGCCGGAGCCGAGGTAGCAAGCCGGCTCATTTTCACCGACGTCGCCCCAAAGAACCAGCACCTCTCGCGCGCCCGTGCTTGTGACCTCTTCTTGGACACTCCAGAATGCAACGCGCACACGACAGCAGCGGATGTCCTGTGGTCCAGCACGCCGCTTCTGACGCTGCCGCGATACCCATTCAAAATGTGCTCTCGCATGGCAACATCCATTCTGCGGGGCGCGCTGCCCACATCAGCTGAAGGCTCGCAAGCGGCCCGGGAACTCACAGCGGAGAATGAGTCGGAATACGAAGAAACGGCCATTTCGCTCGCTTCCGGATTGACTTATGTTCAGTTGGATGAGCTCGACTACGCCGAGGGTCGTGGGCGGCTGGCGGAGATGCGAAAGCTCTTGTGGCATAGCAAGTGGCAATGCGGACTGTTCAATACCGGCCGTTGGGTGAACGATGTGGAGACTGCATACGAAGAGGCCTGGCGACGATGGGTCGAAGGTGTTGGGGGCGATATTTACCTCTGA
- a CDS encoding putative protein MCD4, required for GPI anchor synthesis, with product MTALSRFAFLAMAVVFHLVYILSIFDVYFVSPIVSGMRVFGIDRAASAKPPADRLVLFVGDGLRADKAFQSFPEPYPTSEQDLVPRPLAPFLRSRVLHKGTFGVSHTRVPTESRPGHVALIAGLYEDVSAVATGWKLNPVDFDSVFNRSRHTWSWGSPDILPMFERGAVPGRVDAAMYEHEFEDFSQDATRLDYWVFDHVKEFFAQAGTNRTLEKALRQDRNVFFLHLLGLDTSGHAYRPYSKEYLSNIKVVDQGVKEVTELIQDFYGDDRTAFVFTADHGMSDWGSHGDGHPDNTRTPLISWGAGVAPPKLYPETAAPGHDDYSSDWGLDHVQRHDVSQADIAALMSYLIGTEFPANSVGKLPLSYLLADNREKAQALLVNAQGILEMYRVKEERKRANELRFKPYRPLSDQGYTPDQRISSIRGLIAAAQYEEAIEESDALIGIALDGLRYLQTYDWLFLRALVTVGYLGWMAYALTTVIDTYVIEEVVLPKRTVASVGVFSSILMALYASFLMSKSPPTYYAYAFFPVFFWEEVFAHRDSLATGRKLLFAHITSHREAVAFLTHTVMFIAVLQSLALGYIYREILTGIFVLLSVWPATYGISFLEKHAVLSMTWLASCLAMSTFTLLPAMKVESVPLILIGGTAMALIGVLYLLLEDHVLSEFPRDRKTGPSGDGTDRMVRRIVTGVQTGLIPLAMLVTRSSALSLQAKQGLPLGNQMVAWSVLVVSFLIPLSYKLQSNTHYMHRLAVMFLTCAPTFIILTISYEGLFYVAFSITLLLWVRLEYALEIFSRSTAEANDESPTSTSSPVRRSGSRVRPLRLSDARVALLFMVLLQSAFFSTGNVASVSSFSLESVYRLIPIFDPFSQGALLILKLMIPFALISANLGVLNKRLGVAPSALFMLVMAASDILTLYFFWVVKDEGSWLEIGSTISHFAIASLLCVFVAGLEGVSAILIAGIDVDVDEMKTK from the exons ATGACGGCTCTCAGTCGGTTTGCCTtcttggcgatggcggtaGTTTTTCATCTTGTCTATATTCTTTCCATTTTCGATGTGTACTTTGTTAGCCCCATTGTGTCGGGCATGCGCGTCTTTGGCATCGATCGAGCCGCTTCAGCGAAACCTCCCGCCGACAGGCTGGTTCTCTTCGTTG GCGATGGGCTACGCGCTGACAAAGCTTTCCAGTCCTTTCCTGAACCGTATCCTACGTCAGAGCAAGACCTGGTTCCAAGGCCACTTGCACCCTTTCTCCGTTCTCGCGTACTTCATAAAGGAACTTTTGGCGTTTCGCACACGCGAGTCCCGACCGAATCGCGCCCGGGACACGTCGCTCTGATCGCAGGCCTCTACGAAGATGTCTCTGCTGTTGCGACAGGCTGGAAGCTCAACCCCGTTGATTTTGACAGTGTCTTTAATCGTAGCCGCCATACTTGGAGCTGGGGAAGTCCTGACATCCTGCCCATGTTCGAGCGCGGCGCCGTTCCCGGTCGTGTCGATGCTGCCATGTATGAGCACGAATTCGAAGACTTTTCTCAAGACGCCACCCGGCTCGACTATTGGGTTTTTGATCACGTCAAGGAATTCTTCGCCCAAGCAGGCACGAACCGGACACTCGAGAAGGCCCTTCGTCAGGACAGGAACGTATTCTTCTTGCATTTACTTGGCCTTGATACTAGTGGCCACGCATACCGACCTTATTCGAAAGAGTATCTGAGTAACATCAAGGTTGTCGACCAGGGAGTCAAAGAGGTGACGGAGCTGATTCAAGACTTCTACGGTGATGACCGTACCGCCTTTGTTTTCACTGCCGATCACGGAATGAGCGACTGGGGCAGCCACGGGGATGGTCACCCAGATAACACGCGTACGCCACTCATTTCATGGGGTGCTGGAGTGGCTCCCCCCAAGCTGTACCCTGAAACCGCTGCTCCTGGTCACGATGACTACTCGTCTGATTGGGGCCTTGACCATGTCCAGAGGCACGACGTTTCCCAGGCCGATATCGCTGCTCTGATGTCATACTTGATCGGGACAGAATTTCCCGCAAACTCGGTCGGCAAACTCCCGCTCTCCTATCTCTTGGCGGACAACCGTGAGAAAGCCCAAGCATTGCTTGTCAATGCGCAAGGAATCCTCGAAATGTACCGCGTCAAGGAAGAAAGGAAGAGAGCAAACGAGCTTCGGTTCAAACCATATCGACCCTTGAGCGATCAAGGATACACCCCGGATCAACGCATATCCTCCATCCGGGGCCTGATCGCAGCAGCGCAGTACGAGGAAGCCATCGAAGAGTCCGATGCGCTGATTGGGATTGCCCTCGATGGGCTTCGCTATCTTCAGACGTATGACTGGTTGTTCCTGCGCGCactcgtcaccgtcggctaTCTGGGCTGGATGGCGTATGCCTTGACCACAGTCATTGACACCTATGTCATAGAGGAAGTCGTCCTTCCCAAGCGGACCGTCGCGAGCGTCGGCGTTTTTTCGTCCATCCTGATGGCACTCTATGCGTCGTTCTTGATGTCAAAGTCTCCACCAACCTACTACGCCTATGCCTTCTTTCCAGTTTTCTTCTGGGAAGAAGTTTTCGCCCACCGCGATAGTCTTGCCACTGGCCGTAAGCTTCTCTTCGCGCACATTACGTCGCACAGAGAAGCTGTGGCATTCCTGACGCACACTGTCATGTTCATTGCCGTCCTCCAGTCCCTA GCATTGGGCTACATTTATCGCGAGATCTTGACGGGAATTTTCGTCTTGTTGTCAGTTTGGCCGGCTACATATGGCATCTCCTTCCTTGAAAAGCACGCCGTATTGAGCATGACCTGGCTTGCCTCGTGTTTGGCTATGAGCACATTCACGTTGCTTCCTGCCATGAAGGTTGAGAGCGTTCCACTAAT CCTCATCGGCGGCACGGCTATGGCCCTCATCGGCGTCCTCTATTTGCTTCTGGAAGACCACGTTTTGTCCGAGTTTCCGAGGGATCGCAAAACTGGCCCCAGCGGCGATGGCACAGATCGCATGGTCAGGCGCATCGTCACTGGAGTTCAA ACAGGTCTCATTCCCTTGGCAATGTTGGTGACACGCTCCAGTGCTCTGAGCCTGCAAGCCAAGCAAGGGCTGCCTCTGGGTAACCAAATGGTAGCGTGGTCTGTGCTTG TGGTATCGTTTCTTATACCCCTGTCCTATAAATTGCAGTCAAACACACATTACATGCATCGACTGGCTGTCATGTTTCTCACCTGCGCGCCGACCTTCATCATCTTGACCATCTCCTACGAGGGACTGTTCTATGTAGCTTTTAGTATTACATTGCTACTCTGGGTTCGCCTTGAGTACGCATTGGAGATATTCTCAAGATCGACGGCAGAGGCAAACGACGAATCACCAACGTCAACCTCGAGCCCCGTTCGTCGAAGCGGTTCACGCGTACGACCATTGAGGCTGTCGGATGCGCGAGTAGCCCTCCTCTTCATGGTTCTCCTGCAGTCGGCGTTTTTCAGCACCGGCAACGTGGCTTCCGTCTCATCCTTCAGCCTGGAGAGTGTATATCGCCTCATACCGATATTTGACCCTTTCTCACAAGGCGCCCTTCTCATCTTGAAGCTAATGATTCCGTTTGCCTTGATCTCAGCCAATTTGGGGGTTCTCAATAAGAGGCTAGGCGTGGCACCGTCAGCTCTCTTTATGCTTGTCATGGCGGCGAGTGACATCCTCACCCTCTATTTCTTCTGGGTGGTGAAGGACGAAGGGTCATGGTTGGAGATTGGGTCGACGATCAGTCACTTCGCAATTGCGAGCCTTTTGTGTGTGTTTGTTGCTGGGCTTGAAGGGGTCAGCGCCATCCTCATTGCAGGCATTGACGTTGATGTTGATGAGATGAAGACCAAATAG
- a CDS encoding ATPase family AAA domain-containing protein 1 — protein MAERRKFGDIAVDLLLFAGMMTAGLYMARNFLNPMLSNLADPEKERHEQARRQAKAHLERLNRRKMEEDEQHDSNGPCLENLTLNEYENLIALEMIGPEDIRVGFDDVGGLDLIIEEVRESVIYPLTMPQLYSHAAPLLSAPSGVLFFGPPGCGKTMLAKAIAHESGASFINLHISTMTEKWYGDSNKIVRAVFSLARKVQPAIIFIDEIDAVLGTRRSGEHEASGMVKAEFMTLWDGLTSADESGLPARIVVLGATNRIHDIDEAILRRMPKKFPVPLPGLEQRRRILQLILQDTKTDADSFDLVHVAKVTAGMSGSDLKEACRDAAMAPGGGHTFKVLR, from the exons ATGGCCGAACGACGAAAATTTGGCGACATCGCCGTGGATCTTTTGCTCTTCGCTGGAATG ATGACAGCTGGTCTCTATATGGCACGGAACTTCCTGAATCCGATGCTGAGCAACTTGGCAGATCCAGAAAAGGAAAGGCATGAGCAGGCCCGGCGACAAGCAAAGGCACACTTGGAACGACTCAACCGTCGGAAGATGGAAGAAGATGAACAACATGATAGCAATGGCCCTTGTCTCGAGAACTTGACGCTCAACGAATACGAGAACCTGATTGCTTTAGAGATGATAGGCCCAGAAGATATACGCGTAGGATTTGACG ATGTCGGGGGACTTGACCTGATTATCGAAGAGGTTAGGGAATCGGTCATATACCCTCTTACGATGCCTCAACTATACTCTCATGCCGCCCCGCTGCTCTCGGCACCGTCCGGTGTGCTTTTTTTTGGGCCTCCTGGGTGTGGCAAGACGATGCTGGCGAAGGCTATCGCTCATGAGAGTGGAGCGTCCTTTATTAACTTGCACATATCAACCATGACGGAGAAGTGGTACGGTGACTCAAATAAGATAGTCCGGGCTGTCTTTTCGCTCGCCCGCAAGGTGCAGCCCGCCATCATATTCATCGATGAGATCGACGCAGTATTGGGAACGCGAAGGAGTGGCGAGCATGAGGCCAGTGGTATGGTGAAAGCAGA GTTTATGACACTATGGGATGGTTTAACGTCGGCAGACGAATCAGGTTTGCCTGCACGGATTGTGGTGCTCGGTGCGACGAACCGAATTCATGACATTGACGAGGCAATCCTCCGACGTATGCCCAAAAAGTTTCCAGTCCCGCTTCCCGGCCTGGAGCAACGGCGACGGATACTACAACTGATTCTGCAAGACACCAAGACCGATGCCGACAGTTTCGACCTCGTGCATGTGGCCAAGGTAACTGCGGGCATGTCTGGTAGCGATCTCAAGGAGGCATGCCGAGACGCTGCCATGGCACCG GGCGGCGGTCATACGTTCAAGGTGCTACGATAG
- a CDS encoding WD40 repeat-like-containing domain protein, translated as MQPQYSALAGAASSSRGITSTRTPTSPPRLATPPPPPPPTHPSDCSRHERKQKAQIVNVNAKTTHSRARIHDVASKPAALDAGAVDSALLQEPLLHAHRDSASGTSPRRKRQRIHGDRFIPSRSGQDLQASFSLLHEDGSPTTPSRQKKRTPHGELHFQKTEEANRTFSTLLRAELFESSVPQPSPPTISPEISLPASSQGGMDGTRARTPPGNGTASPLPSSLTPSTPHKNLFSYISSRHQHHIAGHPTPSKTPQGRHGPNLDTRAEIYSLSPVRFGSQQLLLSPRRQPRAVSKVPYKVLDAPELADDFYLNLVDWGSSNMLGVGLGASVYMWNAQTSKVSKLCTLEDDTVTSVSWIQKGTHLAIGTGKGLVQIWDAEKTRRLRTMTGHTARVGSLAWNTHILTSGSRDRLIYHRDVRAPDQWLRKLVGHKQEVCGLKWNCEDGQLASGGNDNKLIVWDKLSDTPLWKFSEHTAAVKAISWSPHQRGLLASGGGTADRRIIFHDTVKGSIINEIDTGSQVCNIAWSKNSNEIVSTHGYSQNQIVVWKYPSMTQVASLTGHTYRVLYLAMSPDGRVVVTGAGDETLRFWSVFGRRPGSREEGESGGGPLTDWGIIR; from the exons ATGCAGCCACAGTATTCGGCCCTTGCGGGCGCGGCATCTTCCAGCAGAGGCATCACTTCTACTAGGACACCCACCAGCCCACCTCGTCTTgctacgccgccgccgccgccgccgccaacccACCCTTCGGACTGTTCCCGGCACGAACGCAAACAAAAAGCCCAAATTGTCAACGTTAACGCAAAGACCACGCACAGTCGAGCTCGGATACACGATGTCGCCTCAAAACCTGCCGCTCTGGATGCTGGAGCTGTTGACAGTGCTTTGCTTCAAGAACCTCTACTACACGCGCATCGCGATAGCGCTTCTGGCACGAGCCCTCGCCGGAAGCGCCAGAGAATACACGGTGACCG TTTCATCCCCTCCCGCTCTGGTCAAGATTTGCAGGCCAGCTTCAGCCTTCTCCACGAGGACGGTTCCCCAACGACGCCTTCGAGGCAAAAGAAGCGAACGCCTCACGGCGAGCTTCATTTTCAGAAAA CCGAGGAGGCGAACCGCACTTTCTCCACTCTTCTTCGGGCCGAGCTCTTTGAGAGCTCAGTGCCCCAACCGAGCCCCCCAACGATATCCCCGGAAATCTCTCTTCCAGCCTCCTCCCAGGGCGGAATGGACGGCACACGAGCACGCACGCCGCCCGGTAACGGCACTGcttctcccctcccctcgtcGTTGACTCCATCGACTCCGCATAAGAATCTTTTTTCTTACATATCCTCCCGTCATCAACATCACATTGCCGGCCATCCAACGCCGTCCAAAACGCCCCAGGGACGCCACGGCCCCAACCTGGACACTAGAGCTGAGATATACAGCCTGTCCCCCGTTCGCTTTGGCAGCCAGCAACTGCTCCTTAGCCCCCGGAGACAGCCCCGAGCTGTCAGCAAGGTTCCATACAAGGTCCTCGATGCCCCCGAGCTGGCGGATGACTTTTACTTAAACCTCGTCGATTGGGGAAGTTCCAACATGCTAGGCGTGGGCCTGGGTGCAAGCGTTTACATGTGGAATGCCCAGACAAGCAAGGTCAGCAAACTATGCACGCTCGAGGATGACACTGTCACCAGCGTGTCCTGGATACAGAAGGGAACACATCTGgccatcggcaccggcaaggGCTTGGTTCAGATCTGGGATGCGGAGAAGACGAGGAGGCTGCGGACCATGACCGGGCACACCGCGCGGGTTGGTTCGTTAGCCTGGAATACCCATATTTTGACCTCTGGGTCACGAGACAGGCTCATTTATCATCGAGATGTTCGCGCTCCCGACCAGTGGCTCAGGAAGCTTGTCGGACACAAGCAAGAGGTGTGTGGGCTGAAATGGAACTGCGAGGATGGGCAACTAGCAAGCGGAGGGAACGACAACAAGTTAATAGTCTGGGATAAGCTCTCAGATACGCCGCTGTGGAAGTTTTCCGAACACACAGCTGCTGTCAAGGCCATCTCATGGTCTCCCCATCAACGTGGCCTGCTCGCTTCCGGGGGTGGCACTGCAGATCGGCGAATCATCTTCCACGATACAGTCAAAGGCTCCATCATCAACGAAATCGACACAGGCAGCCAGGTGTGCAACATTGCCTGGTCGAAAAACTCGAATGAGATAGTGTCCACGCACGGTTACAGTCAGAACCAGATTGTGGTTTGGAAGTATCCCTCAATGACCCAGGTCGCCAGCTTGACGGGGCACACCTATCGTGTTCTGTACCTTGCCATGAGCCCGGACGGCCGTGTCGTCGTCACTGGCGCTGGTGATGAAACATTGCGCTTCTGGTCAGTCTTTGGCCGTCGCCCGGGATCTCgggaggagggcgagagcGGTGGAGGTCCGCTGACTGATTGGGGCATTATTCGGTGA